From a region of the Mauremys mutica isolate MM-2020 ecotype Southern chromosome 12, ASM2049712v1, whole genome shotgun sequence genome:
- the MUC22 gene encoding mucin-22, producing the protein MDTASRLERYVHAGRDSLPHGVNRAVSSGDGAMDDGTTAPADSTAKPREITSHGDPTAPGDGTIIPGDADAAMLQPEDNDASSAAVDTATITITPGDDDSASTDGRISSIPGDDDSAPGDGDISPVLGDGDATIAPEDDDSSSTNGSISPIPGDDGAAPNNGDTAITPGDTAIASGDATIVTEDSTITLGDATIAPRDATVAPGDTAIAPGGNDVTVPGDASPGPRDAASVDVTTALRETTAGDLTSTAAPGDIITSPSGATPTPGEMVISRDTIPAELTTPSQPSPLGQPGTPRDSGIPRETTTSAVAIGPAASVTHSWITPFGGTETPGQGTTPAAEGTQGSLAVPRETTTAPGDATSTRDTTAVTIISRDTVASAALGDNTTVPGGDADIVACPGDAANAPQDSNTSLATPGDTTASGEAGAAASGDASTTEAGDNTTTAILGDTTAPGDATAPRDTIIPEDSIVPRDVTINTTNPGDATVPRDPIPTTSTAPGDATVSGDTITTITATPGDAEVPEDFKVPGETTTTTCGDTINPGDTTTTAAAPRDTTVSGDTTHPGDTTTATPGDAAVLGDTTTTIATPGDAAVPRDATTITATAEDAAVSGDSTITTNTAPGDTITAAPEDIITITITAAPGDAADPEDTITTVTPGDATVPGDTTATPGDATAPGDATTITATSEDAAVSGDPIITTNTAPGDTITTASGDTAVPGDTTTTAALGDVAVPRDATTITTASEDVAVSGDSIITANTAPRDIITITAAPGDAAVPGDTTTVSPGDNDIPGDTTTSSPGNATTITTTAEYAAVFGDPNTTANTALGDTTTAAPGDAAVPRDTTTTPGDTTVPGDTTTTIAPGDAAIYEDTTTTPGDTEILGDTTTAPGDAEIPGDTITTTAPGEAVIPEDTTTAAAPGEAAILGDTTTAAAPGEAAIPGDTTTAPAPGDAAISGDTTTAAAPGDAAIPGVTTTAAAPGDAAIPGVTTTAAAPGNAAIPGVTTTAVAPRDAAIPEDTTTAPGDTAISGDTTAAAGPGDAAVPGDTTTTAPGDAAIPGDTTTTAPGEATSITATVGDAAVPGDTTTTTATPRDSTGSGDAATTAASRDPVIPRVFTTTTDHGDITTTTISGDTDAPGYDNDSADTLEDITFTTAPVDTTVPRVIGTTASHGDTPMDPGDTTTAMPGDATVPGDTTTTMPGDPTVPGETTSASPVDSTVPEDISTTAAHGDTPTVPGDTNTDGPGGATVPGDAAATTDDAGDATVPGAFPVPGDILATTDGTRDGTDTPGDTATAALGDDGDDAQGSDTTATTPGDDHDAPRDTRAPGESTTPTPRTPWPYRSMGLISLLCLFVIVGLLTGIVTVVCYVKVITISSATLTESVASSFP; encoded by the exons ATGGACACAGCCAGTAGATTGGAGAGATACGTCCATGCTGGGAGAGACAGCCTCCCTCATGGTGTGAACAGGGCAGTGAGCTCTGGGGATGGTGCTATGGATGATGGGACCACTGCCCCTGCGGACTCCACTGCTAAGCCCAGGGAGATCACCTCCCATGGGGACCCCACAGCCCCTGGGGATGGTACAATCATACCTGGAGATGCAGACGCTGCCATGCTCCAACCTGAAGACAATGATGCTTCCAGCGCCGCTGTAGACACTGCCACCATCACCATTACCCCTGGAGACGATGACAGCGCCAGCACCGACGGACGCATCAGCTCCATCCCTGGAGATGATGACTCTGCCCCTGGAGATGGAGACATCAGCCCTGTCCTCGGAGACGGAGATGCCACCATCGCCCCTGAAGATGATGACAGCTCCAGCACCAATGGAAGCATCAGTCCCATCCCTGGAGATGATGGTGCTGCCCCCAACAATGGAGACACAGCCATCACCCCCGGAGACACAGCCATCGCCTCTGGAGATGCCACCATTGTTACTGAAGACTCCACCATCACCCTTGGAGATGCCACCATCGCCCCCAGAGATGCCACTGTCGCCCCTGGAGACACAGCCATTGCTCCTGGTGGTAATGATGTCACCGTCCCCGGAGatgccagccccggccccagagaCGCTGCCTCTGTAGATGTCACCACTGCTCTGAGGGAAACCACCGCTGGAGACCTCACCAGCACTGCAGCTCCTGGAGACATCATCACCTCTCCCTCTGGGGCCACCCCTACGCCTGGAGAGATGGTTATCTCTAGAGACACCATCCCGGCTgagctgaccactcccagccagcccagccctctgGGGCAGCCTGGCACGCCTAGGGACAGTGGCATCCCCAGGGAGACCACCACCTCTGCTGTGGCCATCGGCCCTGCAGCCAGCGTGACCCACAGTTGGATCACTCCCTTTGGGGGCACAGAGACCCCAGGCCAGGGCACCACCCCAGCAGCCGAGGGCACTCAAGGGAGCCTCGCTGTTCCCAGAGAGACCACCACAGCCCCTGGAGACGCCACCAGCACCAGAGACACCACAGCTGTCACCATTATCTCAAGAGACACCGTTGCTTCCGCCGCCCTTGGAGACAACACCACCGTTCCTGGAGGAGACGCCGACATCGTTGCCTGCCCTGGAGATGCCGCCAATGCCCCCCAAGACTCCAACACCTCCCTTGCCACCCCTGGGGACACCACCGCCTCTGGAgaagctggtgctgctgcctctggagaCGCCAGCACCACTGAAGCTGGAGACAACACAACCACTGCCATCCTCGGAGACACCACAGCCCCTGGAGATGCCACTGCCCCTAGAGACACCATCATCCCTGAAGACAGCATAGTCCCTAGAGATGTCACGATCAACACTACAAACCCTGGAGATGCTACTGTCCCTAGAGACCCCATCCCCACCACCAGCACTGCCCCTGGAGATGCTACAGTCTCTGGAGATACCATCACAACCATCACTGCCACCCCTGGAGATGCTGAAGTCCCTGAAGACTTCAAAGTCCCTGgagaaaccaccaccaccacctgtggaGACACCATAAACCCTGGAGATACCACCaccactgctgctgcccccagagaTACCACAGTCtctggagacaccacacaccctgGGGACACCACCACTGCTACTCCTGGAGATGCTGCAGTACTTGGAGATACCACCACCACCATAGCCACCCCTGGAGATGCTGCAGTCCCTAGAGATGCCACCACCATCACTGCCACTGCTGAAGATGCGGCAGTCTCTGGAGACTCCACCATCACCACCAACACTGCTCCTGGAGACACCATCACCGCTGCCCCTGAAGATATCATCACCATCACCATAACCGCTGCCCCTGGAGATGCTGCAGACCCTGAAGACACCATCACCACTGTCACCCCTGGAGATGCGACAGTCCCTGGAGACACCACCGCCACCCCTGGAGATGCAACTGCCCCTGGAGATGCCACCACCATCACCGCCACTTCTGAAGATGCAGCAGTCTCTGGAGACCCCATCATCACCACCAACACTGCCCCAGGAGACACCATCACCACTGCCTCTGGAGACACTGCAGTCCCTGgagacaccaccaccactgctGCCCTTGGAGATGTGGCAGTCCCTAGAGatgccaccaccatcaccaccgcTTCTGAAGATGTGGCAGTCTCTGGAGACTCCATTATCACCGCCAACACTGCCCCTAGAGACATCATCACCATCACCGCTGCCCCTGGAGACGCTGCAGTCCCTGGAGACACCACCACTGTCAGCCCTGGAGACAACGACATCCCTGGagacaccaccacctcctccccaggaaacgccaccaccatcaccaccactgctGAATATGCGGCAGTCTTTGGAGACCCCAACACCACTGCCAACACTGCCCTTGGAGACACCACCACTGCTGCCCCTGGAGATGCTGCAGTCCCTagagacaccaccaccacacctGGAGATACCACAGTCCCtggagacaccaccaccaccattgccCCTGGAGATGCTGCAATCTAtgaagacaccaccaccacccctggaGACACTGAAATCCTTGGAGACACCACCACTGCCCCTGGAGATGCTGAAATCCCTGGAgacaccatcaccaccactgccCCTGGAGAAGCTGTAATCCCTGAAGACACCACCACTGCTGCTGCCCCCGGAGAAGCTGCAATCCTTGGAGACACCACCACCGCTGCTGCTCCTGGAGAAGCTGCAATCCCTGGAGACACCACCACCGCCCCTGCCCCCGGAGATGCTGCAATCTCTGGAGACACCACCACCGCCGCTGCCCCCGGAGACGCTGCAATCCCTGGAGTCACCACAACCGCCGCTGCCCCCGGAGACGCTGCAATCCCTGGAGTCACCACAACCGCCGCTGCCCCCGGAAACGCTGCAATCCCTGGAGTCACCACAACCGCCGTTGCCCCCAGAGACGCTGCAATCCCTGAAGACACCACCACCGCCCCTGGAGACACTGCAATCTCTGGAGACACCACCGCTGCCGCTGGCCCCGGAGATGCTGCAGTCCCTGgagacaccaccaccactgccccTGGAGATGCTGCAATCCCTGgagacaccaccaccactgccccTGGAGAAGCCACCTCCATCACCGCCACCGTTGGAGATGCAGCAGTCCCcggagacaccaccaccaccactgccacCCCTCGAGACAGCACAGGCTCTGgagatgctgccaccactgctgctTCCAGAGACCCTGTGATTCCTAGAGTTTTCACCACCACCACTGACCATGGAGACATCACCACCACTACCATATCTGGAGACACTGATGCCCCTGGATATGACAATGACTCTGCTGACACACTTGAAGACATCACCTTCACCACCGCCCCTGTAGATACCACAGTTCCTAGAGTCATCGGCACCACTGCTTCCCATGGAGACACCCCCATGGATCCCGGAGACACCACCACTGCCATGCCTGGAGATGCTACAGTCCCtggagacaccaccaccaccatgcccGGAGACCCTACAGTCCCTGGAGAGACCACCAGTGCCTCCCCTGTAGATAGCACAGTCCCTGAAGACATCAGCACCACTGCTGCCCATGGAGACACCCCCACAGTCCCTGGAGACACCAACACCGATGGCCCTGGAGGCGCCACCGTCCCTGGAGATGCAGCTGCCACCACAGATGATGCTGGAGATGCAACCGTCCCTGGAGCTTTCCCAGTCCCTGGAGACATTCTTGCCACCACAGATGGCACCAGAGATGGCACTGATACTCCTGGAGACACGGCTACTGCTGCCCTTGGCGATGATGGGGATGATGCCCAGGGAAGCGACACCACGGCCACCACCCCTGGAGATGACCATGATGCCCCAAGAGACACCAGGGCCCCTGGAGAGTCCACCACCCCCA CACCCCGGACCCCCTGGCCATACCGGTCCATGGGGCTCATCAGCTTGCTCTGTCTCTTCGTCATCGTGGGCCTGCTCACCGGGATTGTCACG GTTGTCTGCTATGTGAAGGTCATTACTATCAGTTCTGCCACCTTAACGGAGTCAGTGGCGAGCTCATTCCCTTGA